The following coding sequences lie in one Mycoplasma crocodyli MP145 genomic window:
- a CDS encoding class I SAM-dependent RNA methyltransferase, translated as MNTLKVNDVIELEANDLSYECLGICFYNGLKIFVSGLFKGEKGKVRIFKLNKNIAFGYLEELIIKSKFRIFIPDKNSIISNAQPLLGIDYNEQYNFKKNLLETRLKWSLKFNDFVFNGLEKSHFETTTRNKIVVPLIVKNNLISLAMHAYKSNDLVDVKYISLASKNINDFLNKSIIFLNQNKITYISKIMVRENKYNELQVIFYNSKESNNINKNTFIEFIKNNKNIRQFWIVNEDGKLINLHNQDFHLELGGMSFKVDCNSFFQTNCDEFSYLINDAKKLIKNNEFKEIIELYCGVGSLGMLLSNKEQKLIGIEISESSIKNANQNKEINNLKNTTYYQGDAFDIIKKVNVNLKNNLIILDPPRAGLDKKLINFLAQNEAENVLYISCDLGTMIRDIKLFNELGYELLFIKGYDVFRNTSHIEMLSLIHKIKK; from the coding sequence ATGAACACCTTAAAAGTTAATGACGTTATTGAACTAGAAGCAAACGACCTAAGCTATGAATGCTTGGGTATTTGTTTTTATAATGGATTAAAAATTTTTGTATCTGGCTTGTTCAAAGGTGAAAAAGGAAAAGTTAGGATATTTAAATTAAATAAAAACATTGCTTTTGGATATTTAGAAGAACTAATAATAAAATCTAAATTTAGAATATTTATCCCTGATAAAAACTCAATAATTTCAAACGCTCAACCACTTCTGGGTATTGATTATAATGAGCAATATAATTTCAAAAAAAATTTGTTAGAAACAAGATTAAAATGATCATTAAAGTTTAATGATTTTGTTTTTAATGGACTTGAAAAATCACATTTCGAAACAACAACAAGGAACAAAATTGTTGTTCCTTTAATTGTTAAAAATAATTTAATTTCTTTGGCTATGCATGCTTATAAATCAAATGATTTAGTTGATGTAAAATACATCTCATTAGCTTCTAAAAATATTAATGATTTTCTTAATAAATCAATAATATTTTTAAATCAAAATAAAATTACATATATATCAAAAATAATGGTCAGAGAAAATAAATATAATGAACTTCAAGTCATATTTTATAACTCAAAGGAGTCAAATAATATTAATAAAAATACATTCATAGAATTCATAAAAAACAACAAAAATATCAGACAATTTTGAATAGTAAATGAAGATGGAAAATTAATAAACTTACATAATCAAGATTTTCATTTAGAACTTGGTGGAATGTCGTTCAAAGTAGACTGTAATTCGTTTTTCCAAACAAATTGTGATGAATTTTCATACTTAATTAATGATGCTAAAAAATTAATTAAAAATAATGAATTCAAAGAAATTATTGAATTGTATTGTGGTGTAGGCTCTTTAGGAATGTTATTATCTAACAAAGAACAAAAACTTATTGGGATTGAAATATCAGAATCTTCAATTAAAAATGCTAATCAAAATAAAGAAATAAACAATTTAAAAAACACTACATACTATCAAGGTGATGCTTTTGACATTATTAAAAAAGTAAATGTCAATCTAAAAAATAATTTAATTATTTTAGATCCACCCAGGGCTGGATTAGACAAGAAGCTCATTAATTTTTTAGCTCAAAATGAAGCAGAAAATGTTCTATATATTTCTTGTGATTTAGGAACAATGATTAGAGATATTAAGTTATTTAATGAACTTGGTTATGAATTATTATTCATAAAAGGATATGATGTTTTTAGAAATACTAGTCACATTGAAATGCTAAGTCTTATACATAAGATAAAAAAATAA
- a CDS encoding M17 family metallopeptidase — protein MLKMYETKRDNNMLLKVVYFDQQFPEFVSKKQGLLSVDFKNNIAYLYIDHENRKYYDVYETILGALEKRERSYQLDIASIERKKVTLKDAIRIAYKATEFATFELFSKHEKKAKDDKEDEKFNVTFYLEDSSFEDFVKEQIIVNQAISKARNFQIMPENFLNSEQLAEHIVNDFQGIKNLSVKVLTKAQIRELGMNLILSVNKGSTHEPRVVVIEYTGNKKLKDKVAYVGKGITFDTGGVNTKGYHMDGMKFDMSGSVIVAYALKSIAQLGIKKNVSAVMCITDNRLDGDASLPENIYESMSGKWVEVADTDAEGRLVLADGLYYAADVLKATTIVDVATLTGSIMYALGKTYSGIWSTDDKNWELFEKSAFEAHEKVWRMPMHKDFHKSNQSSKIADLVNWSPRSKCDHNSAAMFLKEFTKNIPYIHCDVASTAEIDGSPYASMVSTLVEFAKNK, from the coding sequence ATGTTAAAAATGTATGAAACAAAAAGAGATAATAATATGCTTCTTAAAGTTGTTTATTTTGATCAACAATTTCCTGAATTTGTATCCAAAAAACAAGGATTACTAAGTGTTGATTTTAAAAATAATATAGCATATTTATATATCGATCATGAAAATAGAAAATACTATGATGTTTACGAAACAATATTAGGAGCTTTAGAAAAAAGAGAAAGAAGTTATCAATTAGACATTGCATCAATTGAAAGAAAAAAAGTAACACTTAAAGATGCTATTAGAATAGCTTATAAAGCAACTGAGTTTGCAACTTTTGAATTGTTTTCTAAGCATGAAAAGAAAGCCAAAGATGATAAAGAAGATGAAAAATTTAATGTAACATTTTATCTTGAAGATTCTTCGTTTGAAGACTTTGTTAAAGAACAAATCATTGTTAATCAAGCAATTTCAAAAGCAAGAAACTTTCAAATAATGCCTGAAAACTTTTTAAATTCAGAGCAATTAGCAGAACATATTGTTAATGATTTTCAAGGAATTAAAAATCTTAGTGTAAAAGTTTTAACAAAAGCTCAAATAAGAGAATTGGGAATGAATTTAATTCTTTCTGTAAATAAAGGAAGTACTCATGAACCAAGAGTAGTAGTAATTGAATATACAGGAAATAAAAAATTAAAAGATAAAGTAGCTTATGTAGGTAAAGGAATTACTTTTGATACAGGTGGAGTTAATACAAAAGGTTACCACATGGATGGAATGAAGTTTGATATGTCAGGTTCTGTTATAGTTGCTTATGCTTTAAAATCTATAGCACAATTAGGAATCAAAAAGAATGTTAGTGCTGTAATGTGTATAACTGATAATAGACTTGATGGTGATGCTTCATTACCTGAAAATATTTATGAATCAATGTCGGGTAAATGAGTTGAAGTAGCAGATACTGATGCAGAAGGAAGATTGGTTTTAGCTGATGGATTATACTATGCAGCAGATGTTTTAAAAGCAACAACAATCGTTGATGTTGCAACCTTAACCGGGTCAATAATGTATGCACTTGGGAAAACATATAGCGGAATATGATCAACCGATGATAAAAACTGAGAATTATTTGAAAAGTCAGCTTTCGAAGCACATGAAAAAGTTTGAAGGATGCCTATGCATAAAGATTTTCATAAATCAAATCAATCATCAAAAATTGCTGATTTAGTTAATTGATCTCCTAGATCAAAATGTGACCATAATTCAGCAGCTATGTTCTTAAAAGAATTTACAAAAAATATTCCTTACATACATTGCGATGTTGCTTCAACAGCGGAAATTGATGGTAGCCCATATGCTTCTATGGTATCGACATTAGTAGAATTTGCAAAGAATAAATAA
- a CDS encoding YigZ family protein produces MDELIIKKSRFISFVYLIKSKEHIKKVIDTLWLEHKKARHICYAFNFIDENGIINAGFNDDGEPKNTAGKAIYDIILLKKMSNVLVVTIRYFGGILLGAGGLIKAYRKSSSNAINSFIERG; encoded by the coding sequence ATGGATGAATTAATTATAAAAAAATCAAGATTTATTTCCTTTGTTTATCTAATAAAAAGCAAGGAACATATCAAAAAAGTGATAGACACTTTATGGCTTGAACACAAGAAAGCAAGACACATTTGTTATGCCTTTAATTTCATCGATGAAAACGGAATAATCAATGCCGGTTTCAACGATGATGGAGAACCCAAGAATACTGCGGGAAAGGCAATTTATGACATAATTTTGCTTAAAAAAATGTCGAATGTTTTAGTGGTGACTATAAGATATTTTGGTGGTATTTTGCTAGGTGCAGGTGGTTTAATAAAAGCTTATAGAAAAAGTTCTTCAAATGCAATTAATTCATTTATTGAAAGAGGTTAG
- a CDS encoding DUF262 domain-containing protein produces the protein MKEKNNLQEILSQYWTLGTNTSLYLEKIKNWFSNIEFFKEFPHVYLKVEDLGNGYDKVGFFKKGSNKRLDTTPLYKGSDVSEYARATFQNQFLRYLIYCNIFQKNNGESNYYFNKKFENVKDEYDYNEKIVEYISHNINNKLNELLKCLRDDVSFKDEDFSKSPTFSIWYDTLRSIIDSGYSELTKHIYELNNKTEIKKNKNLYWTNNKLKLDNKIVLEIAKVLSESLNLENNNFRDIILTNKKLKTIDNFNDPWVNKPNYKEGNSDKDESKIMNFFEFLSLYKNFSIPIFQRSYIWKKEYIENFLESLYDDINDGTEYSYLNNIIISQDGTCWDIIDGQQRIFTMIMVLYFIYKYKVNKGEEVSLMFIELFEYKNHKTNRYELNHYNNSIEIEVYNDFNLLLNVGNDKSKYDELTNTNLLKHIQTIGNFLLKEVEKVDVIFERILTKTNFTITILCGKKKDKIFSNLNMVQAQLEAIDLFKNKVYSSASLIYSSKDSRNRIMKKLNDEVLNNFKNEKGELYDNKKFILFIDILANKLQIETSSNCKTSKPIDVAKLSFQILDYYLQENNDNIDQVIDKLKDDSIVFSYIYGSKNIVGLSSKMIKNYMIRSQILTTSTKTVFLPIIWELIDSCNFIKSELSIESIYDLSRWLFEIERFWIFWTISGFSGESIGEKCKEIANNIRTSRFSTYNIENFRYELINMIPSLRRDFKKNNETFKEDSQILLFDNVKSKTINAPNTKTILIRLNTFFHNKMKGYINKDTNRQILENNYFDPFEKNELEHYLARKPVKNEEITNIEEYNEHVSKIGNLFILNKFDNIKKSNKNIKQPVYENRYQYLYHGYKNENQEFLMDWHNSNFEEKTLKDKYKQIIQRSEQLLTLMHKLYFYTDEEVEDLIKKSKKIN, from the coding sequence ATGAAAGAAAAAAATAATCTCCAAGAAATTTTAAGTCAATATTGAACTCTAGGAACAAACACTAGTTTGTATTTAGAAAAAATAAAAAACTGGTTTTCAAACATTGAGTTTTTTAAAGAATTTCCACACGTATATCTTAAAGTTGAAGATCTTGGCAATGGGTATGATAAAGTTGGTTTTTTTAAAAAAGGATCAAATAAAAGATTAGACACTACACCTTTGTATAAAGGTAGTGATGTTTCCGAATATGCTAGAGCAACTTTTCAAAATCAATTTTTGAGATATCTAATTTATTGCAATATATTTCAAAAAAATAATGGAGAATCTAATTATTATTTCAATAAAAAATTTGAAAATGTTAAAGATGAATATGATTACAATGAAAAAATAGTTGAATATATTTCACACAATATAAACAATAAACTAAATGAATTGCTAAAATGTCTTCGTGATGATGTTAGTTTTAAAGATGAAGATTTTTCTAAAAGCCCAACATTTTCAATTTGATATGATACTTTAAGATCTATTATTGATAGTGGATATTCAGAATTGACAAAACATATTTATGAATTAAATAACAAAACAGAAATCAAAAAAAATAAAAATCTTTATTGAACAAATAATAAATTAAAACTTGATAACAAAATTGTATTAGAGATAGCCAAGGTTTTATCAGAATCTCTAAATCTTGAAAATAACAATTTTAGAGATATTATTTTAACTAATAAAAAATTAAAAACTATTGATAATTTTAATGATCCATGAGTTAATAAACCAAATTATAAAGAAGGCAATTCAGATAAAGACGAATCAAAAATTATGAATTTTTTCGAGTTCTTGTCCTTATATAAAAACTTTTCAATTCCTATTTTTCAAAGATCATACATTTGAAAGAAAGAATATATCGAAAACTTTCTTGAGTCATTGTATGACGATATAAATGATGGAACTGAATATTCATATTTGAATAATATAATAATCAGTCAAGACGGAACGTGTTGAGATATTATAGATGGACAACAAAGAATATTTACCATGATTATGGTGTTATATTTTATATACAAATATAAAGTTAATAAAGGTGAAGAAGTTAGTTTAATGTTTATAGAGTTGTTTGAATATAAAAATCATAAAACAAATCGTTACGAATTAAATCATTATAACAACTCAATAGAAATAGAGGTTTACAATGATTTCAATTTGCTACTAAATGTTGGTAATGATAAAAGCAAGTATGATGAACTTACAAATACAAATTTATTAAAACATATTCAAACTATTGGTAATTTTTTACTAAAAGAAGTTGAAAAAGTAGATGTTATTTTTGAAAGGATATTAACTAAAACCAACTTTACCATTACAATACTTTGTGGAAAGAAAAAAGACAAGATTTTTTCAAACTTAAATATGGTTCAAGCACAACTTGAAGCAATAGATTTATTTAAAAATAAGGTGTATTCTTCAGCCTCTTTAATATATTCTTCTAAAGATTCAAGAAACAGAATAATGAAAAAACTTAATGATGAAGTTCTTAATAATTTCAAAAATGAAAAAGGCGAATTGTATGACAATAAAAAATTTATTCTTTTCATTGATATATTAGCTAATAAATTACAAATAGAAACTTCCTCAAATTGCAAAACATCTAAACCTATTGATGTTGCAAAATTAAGTTTTCAAATATTGGACTATTATCTTCAAGAAAATAACGATAACATAGATCAAGTAATTGATAAACTAAAAGATGATTCTATAGTATTTTCTTACATATATGGTTCAAAAAATATTGTTGGTTTAAGTAGTAAAATGATAAAAAATTACATGATTAGATCTCAAATTTTAACAACAAGCACAAAAACTGTTTTTTTACCAATAATATGAGAACTTATTGATAGCTGTAATTTCATTAAAAGCGAATTATCAATAGAATCAATATATGATTTATCTAGATGACTATTTGAAATTGAAAGATTTTGAATATTTTGAACAATATCAGGATTTAGTGGTGAATCAATAGGGGAAAAATGTAAGGAAATTGCAAATAATATTAGAACAAGTAGATTTTCAACATACAATATCGAAAATTTTAGATATGAATTAATTAATATGATACCAAGTTTAAGAAGAGATTTTAAAAAAAATAATGAGACTTTTAAAGAAGATTCTCAAATCCTATTATTCGATAACGTAAAAAGTAAAACCATTAATGCACCAAATACCAAAACTATACTTATTAGACTTAATACTTTTTTTCACAATAAGATGAAAGGTTATATAAATAAGGATACAAATAGACAGATTCTTGAAAATAATTATTTTGACCCATTTGAAAAAAACGAGTTAGAGCATTATTTGGCTAGAAAACCAGTTAAAAACGAAGAAATAACAAACATAGAAGAATATAATGAACACGTTTCAAAAATAGGTAATTTATTCATTTTGAATAAATTTGATAATATTAAAAAAAGCAACAAGAATATAAAACAACCTGTTTATGAAAATAGATATCAATATTTATACCATGGTTATAAAAATGAAAATCAAGAATTTTTAATGGATTGACATAACAGTAATTTTGAAGAGAAAACTCTAAAAGATAAATATAAACAAATTATTCAAAGATCAGAACAATTGCTTACTTTAATGCATAAATTATACTTTTATACTGACGAAGAAGTTGAAGATTTAATAAAGAAAAGTAAAAAAATCAATTAA
- a CDS encoding cytosine methyltransferase, protein MFKGIDNVGLWKVANSKYYDEYLKTCHPVKRRYFQQKETGRLIGEGTVGGSISIIKHFKPKVWVIENPATSKSWEFQEEHWNFSGKLNKTYYSSYDENYSLKPTIFKSNLTFNLKTERRTANNSHMSHGSYARRSSIPDELIKDILEQSIEFINKEDNHERKK, encoded by the coding sequence ATGTTTAAGGGAATTGATAACGTAGGATTATGAAAAGTAGCTAATTCAAAATATTATGACGAGTATTTAAAAACATGCCATCCAGTAAAAAGAAGATATTTTCAACAAAAAGAAACTGGAAGATTAATTGGTGAAGGTACAGTAGGTGGTTCAATATCGATAATCAAACACTTTAAGCCAAAGGTTTGGGTAATAGAAAACCCTGCAACTTCTAAGTCATGAGAATTTCAAGAAGAACATTGGAATTTTTCAGGAAAATTGAATAAAACTTATTACTCTTCATATGATGAAAACTATAGTTTAAAACCAACAATTTTTAAATCAAACTTAACCTTCAATTTAAAAACAGAAAGAAGAACAGCAAATAATTCACATATGTCGCACGGTTCTTATGCAAGAAGAAGTTCAATTCCAGATGAACTTATTAAGGATATTTTAGAGCAGTCTATTGAATTCATAAACAAGGAGGATAATCATGAAAGAAAAAAATAA